Below is a window of 'Nostoc azollae' 0708 DNA.
TTTGGAAGACTATAACTCTACTAGATCAGCGCTCTCTTCATACTCTTTTTTTGGCTAAGGTATTCTTCAAAACAACCATTCTAGCAACCTAGCTTTCTTTATCCTCAGCGAGAAATCCACACCCTAAATCTCCCAAACATCGCGTTAGGATGTAATACAGTTAACGGCATAATCTCAGATCATCAGTTGCTATGGAAAATTCCCCCATCAAGGCAGTTCAAGCCTCCTACTACGGCGACAGTTCCTACCGGACACCACCACCAGACCTACCCTCCTTACTGCTGAAGGAACGAATTGTCTATCTGGGAATGCCTTTGGTTTCAGCAGATGAATACAAGCGTCAAATCGGTGTTGATGTAACAAAGTTAATTATTGCTCAGTTACTCTATCTGAAATTTGACAATCCAGAAAAGCCAATCTTCTTTTATATAAATTCGACAGGGACCTCTTGGTATACAGGGGATTCGATCGGCTATGAAACAGAAGCCTTTGCCATCTGCGATACCATCGACTATATCAAGACACCCGTACATACAATTTGTATTGGTCAGGCAATTGGCACAGCAGCATTGATTTTATCAGCTGGAACTAAAGGTTTTCGGGCTAGTTTACCTCATGCCACCATTGTCCTGAACCAACCTCGAAGTGGCACACGGGGTCAAGCAACAGATATTCAAATCTATGCAAAGGAAGTCTTAGCAAACAAGGCAGCCATCCTGGATATTTTCTCCAAGAACACTGGACAGACTCCTGCGAAAATTGCTAAAGACACTGAGCGGATGTTCTATTTGACTCCCCAAGAAGCGAAAGAGTATGGGCTAATTGATATTGTCCTAGCAAGCATGAAGGATCTCCCCAAACCTGTACCGATCCTAGCTTAAATTGCTTCCAATCATCCCTAGTCTCTTCTAATTATCCCTATTATGCCTGTTGATTCAGCACTTCGGGTTCCTTATAACATTCCTGGTAGTAACCAATGGCAGTGGATCAGTATTGGTCAGCGCATGACTCAGGAGCGCATTCTCTTCTTGAACCAGCCACTCACTACCAGTCTGGCAAATTCCCTCATTTCCTCAATACTATATCTGGATTCAGAGGATCAAAGCAAACCAATCTATCTTTACATCAATTCTCTGGGAGATCCTGTCCTAGCTGGTAGGATAGATGAAACGGCTGGCATGATGTCAATTAAATCTTGTTTGGCAATTTATGACACCATGCAGTACATCAAGTCAGAAGTTGTTACTATTTGTTTCGGTCAAGCTGTTGGCATGGCAGCCCTAATCCTATCATCTGGAGCAAAAGGAAAACGGGTCAGTTTACCTCATGCCAGTATCGCACTGACTCAGTTCCAGGTTGCAGCGCAAGGTCAAGCAACAGACATTCAAGTTAACGCGGAAGAAGTATTGCGGAAAAGAGCCATTATTCTGGATATTTTCTCGCAAAACACGGGGCAACCAGCTGACAAAATTACGAAAGATAGTGAACGTATTTTCTATATGACTCCTCTGGAAGCCAAAGAATATGGACTGATTGATCGGGTTTTGGAAAATAGTAAACAGTTGCAAAACTCTATTGTGGCTTGATCTAAATCCTCAACTCTGAGTTCTCAACTTTTACCGAAAATCTACAGTTCTATCTTCTAGTTTTTACCCAAATTTTCCTATGCCTATTGGTATTCCCAAAGTTCCCTATCGCCTCCCTGGTAGCAACTATGAGCAATGGATCGATCTCGAAGATCGTCTATTTCGGGAGCGAATTATTTTTTTGACAGAGGAAGTAGATGACGGTATTGCCAATGCAATTGTCGCTTATTTCCTCTATTTAGATTCCGATGATCAGACAAAGCCGATTTATCTGTATATCAATTCTCCTGGTGGATCTGTCACCGCAGGCATGGCAATTTATGACACCATGCAGTACATCAAATCTGAAGTAGTGACAATTTGTGTTGGGTTAGCGGCTTCAATGGGATCTTTTCTATTAGCTACTGGGACTCAAGGCAAACGTCTGGCTCTACCTCACTCCCGAATCATGATTCACCAACCTTCTGGTGGAACTCGTGGACAAGCAACTGATATTCAAATTGAAGCTCAGGAAATTCTGCGAATTCGTAGTCAGCTAAATCAGATTTATGCTGATAACACTGGTCAAGCTTTGGCCAAGATTGAAAAAGATATGGATCGTGATTTCTTCATGTCTGCTCAAGAAGCGAAAGAATATGGTTTAATTGACCGTGTGATTGAAGAACGCCTGTAGAAAGGAAAAAATAAATTCAAAATTCAAAATTCGAAATTCAAAATGAAGAATTCCTATTTTTGAATTTTCAACTTTGAATTTTGGATTGGAGTAAAGCAATATGGATATCGGAGATTGCTACCGTTTATTGGGGTTAAGGTCAGGGGCCTCTTTTGCTGAAATCAAAGCGTCTTACCGCCGACTAGTACAGCAATATCATCCCGATATCAACCCAGATGATGAAAAATCTAAAGAAAAATTTATCGCTTTGACTGAGGCTTATAAATTCCTACAAACAGTTGTACCGCAAGAGGAAATAGCCCCAAAATCAATTAGTTCATCTGCCGCATCAAGTTTACTCAGTGATTACACCGAGGTAAAATCCCAGGAGTCAGCATCAACAACAACTATAATGCCACATCCACCAACCGTAGAGGACATAGAACAACGGTTAAAGTGGAAGACTTATGAGCAGTTGCAGCGGTTTTTACAACAAAAACGTTTTCCTCAGGCGATCGCACTGGTGGAAGCTTTAGCAGCAAGATTGCCAGAAGATATAGAAGTACGTCAATGGCAAGCGATCGCTTATCAAATTTGGGGCAGGGCTTTAATTGCTGAAAAACAACTCCCAAAAGCTAGAATCTATCTTAAAAAAGCTATCAAGACAGATCCTTTCAACAAGGCTCTGTTAATAGAAGTGCAGCGAGATTTTGAAATTTTGGGGATTAAACCTTAGGATTTATTGAAATTAGCTCATTTCTCAGCATGGATATAGTCTACAAAGTAGAATTTAGGAATGAGCCAAAATTTCAACCAAGAATAAACTCCCAATCCTAAAAGTGCTGTAATGACCACTGGTAGACCTAGCTGCATACGTAAAGCATCAGAAAGAACTGCAACTCCACAAACAGAAGTTACAACATAGGTTAAAAGCAAGATTTGTAATCTTTGTAGATTTTTCAGCGCCTTCCGGCAACTACTACAATGTTGGGTATGTTGGTGGTAACGATCCAACATGACAGCACGGTTGTTATTGATTTTAGTTTCTGGATTACTAATTCCCACCTTACTCCAAGGTAGTTGACCATGACAATATTTATCAAACCAAGTCCGAAACTCAATTACTAAACGATCTGCGCTTGTAGGCAACTTATAGGCAGTTTTCCAACTTTCGCTTTCTTGTCTTTGTTGCAATAAATATTCTTGCTGATGTAGCAGCATCATATCTCCGTCTAGAACTAGATTCCGTATTTTGATGTGTTCCCACCAACGCGGTATAAGATAATGCAGGTTTTTGGCAAAGTTGCGAGTAAACTGAGCAACAATTCTAGATTTACCAGGAGAAACTGGTACACAATAAACTATCAATCCTAATTTCTTGTCAGTGTCACCAATACTAATTGCATACTCTAACAGACAAGGTGGTTGAAAAGTGATTGTTGTGGGCAAGGCTTTGGAAATGGAAACTTCAATTAAATTGATTGTTGATTGGACAACATTAAGAGGAATGGATGTTGCTTTGTCACGATTACCCTGTACCCCATGATGAGAAAAGGGAACATGACTAGGATCTGCTACATTTTCTACTAAGGTTTGCCAATCATATTCTAAGTCACGAATATAAGAAGACCAGACAAAACCTTTGTTAGTATCTATGTGTGGTGATAAAGGTAGGGGTGTAGTTGCAGCTAGTTCCGCTGATTTAGCATCAGGCCAAACCCAGAGTAAATCATTTTCTTGCCGCACTGGTAGGGAAAGTACACAGAAATTTTGTTGATTTTTAGCTACAAGTTGAGGATTCTCAGCTTGAGGAATGTGAGTACAAATACCCCGACCATCAAACTGCCAACCGTGATAACTACACATGAGATTCCCAGTTTTATCGTCTACTCTTCCTTCACTCAAGGGTGCAAGACGGTGAGGACACTGATCTAAAAATACACGGTAATTGTCTGCATCTCTAGGCTTCCATATAACTAATCGAATTCCTAATAAAGTTACGGGAACAGGTCGC
It encodes the following:
- a CDS encoding ATP-dependent Clp protease proteolytic subunit, which encodes MENSPIKAVQASYYGDSSYRTPPPDLPSLLLKERIVYLGMPLVSADEYKRQIGVDVTKLIIAQLLYLKFDNPEKPIFFYINSTGTSWYTGDSIGYETEAFAICDTIDYIKTPVHTICIGQAIGTAALILSAGTKGFRASLPHATIVLNQPRSGTRGQATDIQIYAKEVLANKAAILDIFSKNTGQTPAKIAKDTERMFYLTPQEAKEYGLIDIVLASMKDLPKPVPILA
- a CDS encoding ATP-dependent Clp protease proteolytic subunit produces the protein MPVDSALRVPYNIPGSNQWQWISIGQRMTQERILFLNQPLTTSLANSLISSILYLDSEDQSKPIYLYINSLGDPVLAGRIDETAGMMSIKSCLAIYDTMQYIKSEVVTICFGQAVGMAALILSSGAKGKRVSLPHASIALTQFQVAAQGQATDIQVNAEEVLRKRAIILDIFSQNTGQPADKITKDSERIFYMTPLEAKEYGLIDRVLENSKQLQNSIVA
- a CDS encoding ATP-dependent Clp protease proteolytic subunit, whose protein sequence is MPIGIPKVPYRLPGSNYEQWIDLEDRLFRERIIFLTEEVDDGIANAIVAYFLYLDSDDQTKPIYLYINSPGGSVTAGMAIYDTMQYIKSEVVTICVGLAASMGSFLLATGTQGKRLALPHSRIMIHQPSGGTRGQATDIQIEAQEILRIRSQLNQIYADNTGQALAKIEKDMDRDFFMSAQEAKEYGLIDRVIEERL
- a CDS encoding J domain-containing protein, giving the protein MDIGDCYRLLGLRSGASFAEIKASYRRLVQQYHPDINPDDEKSKEKFIALTEAYKFLQTVVPQEEIAPKSISSSAASSLLSDYTEVKSQESASTTTIMPHPPTVEDIEQRLKWKTYEQLQRFLQQKRFPQAIALVEALAARLPEDIEVRQWQAIAYQIWGRALIAEKQLPKARIYLKKAIKTDPFNKALLIEVQRDFEILGIKP
- a CDS encoding Rieske 2Fe-2S domain-containing protein produces the protein MQAEFNFFHHWYPLSPVEDLDSPRPVPVTLLGIRLVIWKPRDADNYRVFLDQCPHRLAPLSEGRVDDKTGNLMCSYHGWQFDGRGICTHIPQAENPQLVAKNQQNFCVLSLPVRQENDLLWVWPDAKSAELAATTPLPLSPHIDTNKGFVWSSYIRDLEYDWQTLVENVADPSHVPFSHHGVQGNRDKATSIPLNVVQSTINLIEVSISKALPTTITFQPPCLLEYAISIGDTDKKLGLIVYCVPVSPGKSRIVAQFTRNFAKNLHYLIPRWWEHIKIRNLVLDGDMMLLHQQEYLLQQRQESESWKTAYKLPTSADRLVIEFRTWFDKYCHGQLPWSKVGISNPETKINNNRAVMLDRYHQHTQHCSSCRKALKNLQRLQILLLTYVVTSVCGVAVLSDALRMQLGLPVVITALLGLGVYSWLKFWLIPKFYFVDYIHAEK